The stretch of DNA CATCCGCGAATGCATGGCAACGGAAAAGGCGGCCATAATTGAGCCACAAACCTCCCCACCAAGCATAGCTGAAGCCAGAACATGGCTAAAAGTGCGCGAGAAGGTTTCCTCGGCGAAAATAACAATGGAATCCGTGGAAGTTGATAGTCCTGTTAAAGTTAAACGTGAAAAACAAAAGATGAatgttgaaaattctcaacaagACATTGAGGAATGCAGCAGTTCAAAGGCACGTTGCTCACTTACATTCAAAAGTGATCCATTTGGTGATGATTCTCAAATTGTTGAAGCATCACCATCATCATTGGACGCGTCGAAAGACGAGAAGAGTTCCCTGAAGAAGCGTCTCTCCTATGCAACGCGTCGACTAACGCGGAAAACTACCCACGAGAAGGTTCGCAATGGACACGGATCTCTCGAGGAACTCTCCGCGACAACTTCAATGGAGAATAAATTGGTAAAGGGTTCAGGGAGTCACCATAGAAATAACAATGTAAAGAGACGAACTCtatagcaaaaaagaaaaaagaaatagcgGAAGAATCTCTAAACAGTTGTGTTGTTTCTCAAAGAGACTTCCTCTCTTGAAAGAACAAAAGATAACTTAGCTTATGAACAATCTTCATTGTTACAAAGTTGAACGTTGAAAAGGAGacgtaataaaatgaaaaaaattgtcctttATTTTGTAGATTAGTGAATTAATGGAGAGGAAATCCTACCTAAAGACTCTCAATTTGTCCAGCAGTGATGATGCGCACGATGTGAGCAGTCTCGATGGGACTTTTGGATTCAAAGAGGATCTGGCAAATATGCGTAATGCCAAAGCATGCGTTGAGTACAACTTCCTCACGATCTTCTCAATGGAATGCCACATCCTCACACGTGGTGATCTCTGTCCAAATCCCGATGTTGATGGCATTGTTGCGATCTTCTATGCAGTGCAAAACAACGTTCCGGAAGATGATAAAGTCCCAACGCACGTAAGCGGGGTAATCATTGACGATATGTTCAGCAATGATGCAGGACTACGACACTCTGGCCTGGAAATCAATGCAATCCACGCCAAATGTGAGAAGGAACTTCTTGAGAAGCTTGTCGACTTGATCAAGTACTGGGATCCAGATATCCTTCTAGGCTACGAAATTGAAATGCATTCATGGGGATATATCATTGAACGTGGTTACGTTCTCGGTGTAAACTTACCCAATGCCCTATCAAGACTCCGTGTTGCCAATGAGGAAACAAAGAGAAGCGACGATGAGAAGGACGATGGTGTAGAGTATGAGTCAGAGCTGAAAATCTCCGGAAGGATCGTCCTGGATGTTTGGAGACTTATGCGAGAAGAAATAGCTCTGACTTCCTACACCTTTGAGAGTGTAGCCTATCACATACTCCATCGACGGTACCCCAAAAGATCCTACAGGGAACTAACGAAACTCTGGAATAGCCCAAAGTCACGATGGATTGTCCTTGAATACTTCCTTCTACGAGCAAGGGGAACACTTGAGATCCTCGATCAGCTAGATCTAATTGGACGAACGAGTGAACTTGCCAAACTCTTTGGTATTCAGTTCTTTGAAGTCCTTTCGCGAGGATCACAGTTTCGTGTTGAAAGTATGATGCTACGAATGGCAAAACCACGAAATTTTGTCTCAGTTTCACCGAGTGTGCAGCAGAGGGCACACATGAGGGCTCCAGAGTACTTACCACTGATCCTGGAACCGGAATCACGTTTCTACGTTGATCCTGTCATAGTGCTGGATTTTCAGAGTTTGTATCCGAGTATGATGATTGGGTACAACTACTGCTTCTCTACGTGCTTAGGGAGAGTGGAGCATCTCGGAGAGTGAGTGATCATTCTTTATATTCCTATCATTTTGCCATTTGTCCTTGTTCACGTTGTCATTGCACTTGATTTATGTCCTGTTAATTTTTGCCCTTCGTTTTGAATTCATGAGCTcttgaatgaatgaatttgtGGGCTCTTAAATCTGAGCTGTTTGAAGCCGAAGACTCACCTGTGTTGATCAGACTTTAGTCTGATAAGATTTAAGCTAGGCTAGACTAACAGGCTAACTAGAGATCAGACATTAGAAGTCTTAGTTTATCGCAGTCTATCTAAATTGTGAATTTACCTTAAAAAGAATACCCTGTTTAGTGGGTAAAAACGTTGTTACAATTTATAGGAGTTTGAATTTCAGGAGTTTGTTAGTCTTCATCAGGAGTTAGGAGTAAGACAAGAAAACTTGACAAAACAAACGATTTTTAGTGAAATACACTGATTTTGATTGAATAGACTAGAATAGATCATGATGCAGACAAGACTAAGAAATCCTTAACTAAAGCTAGTATCTAGAGTCTAGACAGTGTAGAATTAGAAAGCAAGCTTTGCGCGTCATCTTCTCCTTAATTTCGGAACAAGCCTACACACGAGCATACAAGCCTTCATCCCACAGCACAATCATCATCCATATAAGCGAAAAGACAGTTCACAGGATGACCTTATTTCAGATCGTCGGACCTCTTTGAATTCGGTGCTTCTCAGCTCAGAATAACACCGGATCAGGTGAAAAAATTCCTGGAGCGAGATCTAATAACAGTTTCTCCGTGTGGGGTGGTTTTTGTCAAGCCTCAGGTGCGAGAAGGTGTCCTACCGCGGATGCTCAGGGAAATTCTCGATACGCGATTTATGGTGAAGAAAGCAATGAAGATCCATTCAGCAGCAAGTCTCCAAAGGATCCTCCATTCAAGGCAGTTGGGACTTAAGTTAATGGCGAATGTTACGTATGGGTACACAGCGGCTAATTTTAGTGGACGGATGCCGTGTGTTGAGGTGGGCGATAGTGTTGTTAGTAAAGGACGTGAAACGCTTCAGAGAGCCATTGCACTTGTAGAAGCTGATCAGAAATGGCGCGTGAGGGTAGTTTATGGAGACACTGATTCCATGTTTGTCCTTGTACCGGGACGTTCACGAGAGGAGGCTTTCAGAATTGGTGCTGAAATTGCTGAAGCTGTAACAAAGGATAATCCAAAGCCGGTAAAGTTGAAGCTTGAAAAAGTCTATCAACCGTGTATTCTGCAAACGAAGAAGCGTTACGTAGGGTACATGTATGAGAGTCCTGATCAGAAGGAGCCTGTGTACGAGGCAAAAGGAATTGAAACAGTTCGAAGGGATGGATGCCCAATTGTTGGAAAATGTCTAGAGAAGTGTTTGAAGATCCTTTTTGAAACCAAGGATGTGAGCATAGTTAAGCGCTACATTTGTCGGCAGTTTACCAAAATTCTCAGCGGAAAGGCAAATGTTCaggatttaatttttgccAAGGAGTTTAGAGGAGTCGACGGGTACAAGCCTGGTGCTTGTGTTCCTGCTCTTGAGCTCACGCGAAAATGGAAGCAAAATGATCCAAGGATGGAGCCAAGGAAAGGTGAACGGGTTCCCTATGTGATTGTCAATGGACCACCCGGTCTTCCGCTCATAAAACTAGTTCGGAGTCCGAGAGATCTCTTAGCTGATGAAGGACTAAAGATTAATGCATTCTACTACATACAGAAAGCCATAATCCCGCCTCTCAATCGATGCTTCCTCCTAATTGGTGTTGATGTGAACGATTGGTTTGCAAATCTTCCACGAGCTGCTACATTTGTTCCAGCCTTAGCCGTGGAATCATCCACAAGGCTACTCAATGGGAAGGGAGAGCAGAAGAAGAGCACAATTTCGCAGTATTTTGCCAAGACGAGTTGTGCTGCTGGCTGTGGGAATCAAACAAGCAATGGAATCTGCGAGGATTGTGCGAGGAATCATCCACAGAAGACTCTCCTAACTATCTACAACAGGATATCCACGCTTGAACGGAAGTACGGAGGTGTTATGAAGGTAGGGCGCTTGTTCTATTGATCCGTTCTGCTGCTGCTACGGATAGTTATCCAGATAGTTGTGCATTTCAGATTTGCCAGATGTGCTGCAGGGATGATAGAGAGACAAATTGCTGCTCCCTCGACTGCCCTGTTCTGTTCATTCGTACTCAAGCCTGGCGGGAGAGGAGGCATGTGGATTTTGCAATGAATGCCCTCGAGAATCGCATGtagatttttatcagttttataattttatttttcatttttttaattattaaataaataaactgtgatgcagttttaattttaatttaagcctttttaatgatttatttttgagatcTTGAAATCGGTTGAGGTAAGAgcgtttattttaaaaaataatccgaatattccAGCTAAATTGTAGAGATTTTTATTAGCTTTAAAAAAGAGttcaattttaacaaaatcggTTCAATAGAACTAAAGTTATAgctaatttttgataaaaattatcgcggccattttgaaaacttttattgatgttaaaaaaaaatatattttttgggtggtattctaggatagagacacctttcaagatcaagataaaaatcaaaataaagaccaagactgtcggtattctactttacgacgaattatccaggaaagtaaaatcaaaatttgcgttatcctacttgggtggtattctaggatagagacacctttcaagatcaagataaaaatcaaaataaagaccaagactgtcggtattctactttacgacgaattatccaggaaagtaaaatcaaaatttgcgttatcctacttgtcagtttcttggtttcagattcgcgccaagaaaactttagcgatatctctttctaacgcattaatattttctattgcgctttctcgttcgctctcggatgacaattgaacgaaatttaaacacttcatgggaatttcttccctaTTGCCATTACATCCAGGAGCCCTGATTGTATAATCTCGGCTATTATTCCCAGGCATTATTGCTCCGGGAATGGAATGAATATTGTCGGAGAGGTGCTTTCTGCCTCCAGATTATGATAATTTGGTGGTAACTGTACCCCCAATGATGGGTATGCTAcagcaaaattttgaatttttcttaggaatcgtagtcacttcttcttgctattgatggagtgacctccggattaaggaaggatctcatcccaggattgtcatatcctggacaatcctgggattctggggcaattttttaatttttttccaggattagtggtcacttctcattggtaatgataaagtgatctccggattgggcatctcatccccggattgtcacatcctggacaatcctgggttgctggtgcaaaaatgtttgtttttcgccggaattgtggtcacttctcattggtaatgataaagtgacctccggactagggatttcatcccagaactatcaagccctggacaattagggaatgctggtgcaaaattgtggttttttcggcagagtagtggtcactccaacattactaataggaagtgaccacaattccgtcgaaaaacccagaattttgcaccagcatcccaggattgttcaggatgtgacaatcctgggatgagatccccaatccggaggtcactccaccattacaaaggagaagtgaccacaattccagtgaaaaacaaaaaattttgcaccaaCATCACGTATTTGTCCAAGATTTGACAATCCTGGTACAACCCGGAGGTCACTCTATCATTAGCAAGATGGAGTGAACACAATTCCGGCAAAAACCCGtcattttgcatctgcatCCCATATTTGTACAAGAGTTTTCATATCTCCCATACTGAATTTACATTGCCTTTACctcatttaaaaaccaatttttcaaaggaccccaaaaccgtcttggaatttcacataaatccaagacattttacgttataataagaccgtaaatctctatcgtagaatacagaatcttggaatatttttatccaagtctcttttgacaactcattttgtaaatctttattttgattttgattcgtatctcagaatactaaaagtcttggaagttgtatgaagaaacaagatttttaggttatggttcgaccgtaaatctctatcttagaataccaaatcttgaaatattttgaatttccaagattatcctgaaaatttcttggaattttaaagtagaataccaaatcttggtttttttctttattttgatctttatatttatcttagaataccgccatttgtttctctttttagAGCTTTAAAAAAGGTTAGAGCTCGCGGCTTAGAAGATATTAATAAATCagcaaaaacattaaaatccgaagcaaaaaaaattaaaaagtttattttttagattttttatcaaaaaatttaatttctcttcgcATTATGTGGGACACACTATCATTCCGCATTTATTGATTCGCGGTTTATTTGGGTTCACGATACGCACTTCGCGATGTCACTTTGACAGGTTTGCGAGGTTTTctttataactttttattaACTTGTGTACTTGtgtttttctgcatttttcccCGTGAAAATGTACTTAATTGCACTTCTTGATAGTCTCCACGGATTCATCAATTAGTCGTGCATCAAGTTTGTGTGAAAAACTGATAAAGTGAGGTGGAAATTGGTGGGAAAAGGTTGAATGAAAAAAGGTCAATTGGAgacatcaattttcttcactttcattttttGCCCTCCACCGTCTTCGAGCACTGCGAGGAaggaaaatggaataaatttgattatttgccaaaaggaaaattaaatgaaaagctGCCACAGTGATTTGTGGTGTTTTCTCGAGGATTTTCCGTGGAATTCAGTGAAAATTCCGCGACACTCAGCGACAGGAGGAAAGGGTGAGTAAGCTCTTTTGTGAGatgataaaagattttttttctctataaattttattctcattctcAACATTCTCaagttattatttttcttatcaaatttatttgtacAGCCAGAATCTATTAATAGAGGCAATATTCGTATAAACACAATTCTTTGGTCACTCTCCTCGAagtgtggaaatttttttaggctATTCAACACGGGCTGTTTgctaataagaaaaaaaaacctccgaCTGTGAGGTCCGGAAGTATCTTGGGGCAAAAAGTTGGGCtactttttcaaatatttgcctTTTGAGCCATCATTGAGCATTGTTGgcaattttgtattattttattttatgcaaaaacagCATTTTTTTGCCCAAGGAAACACGTGGATTAGCTCAGAGAATGTTTACTGAGCAGATTTTACTCTGATTCGTCAGCCAGCCAAGGTTGAACAGTGAACGAGAGAATTTCCTTGGCAATGAACGCAAAAATGTGTTGCAAAATCTTATTGAGGAAAACCACTTTAACCTGTTTGCCGGTCATGAAATTTCCAAGAATCGCGCTAATTCTTTTCAGCACGTTTCACTCATCATGTTACCACTcccataaaaaatacaaactcattggaaaagctttaaaacaattattagAAATCTCTCTTGGAGAATATACTCTCTGATTTTCCTAATTGAATTACCCTCATTAACTATTCAAAACATCTTTATTGATTAATCAAGCATTCAAGCATGGCAGTTAGAGgctaattttggaaatttcctCGTGGAATATTCATTAACATTCACATAACGCTGATCTTCTGACATATGCCGCGCACCTCTTAAAATAAGATATTCACATGCGAAATTCATttcaaacaagaaaaaaacttccaatCAGAATGACAAAATTTGCGTTTTTGgcataaaatgataaaaaaaaataaaattctaacatGCAGCGTATCAGTGTGGGAATTGGGGCAGGGAACATCTTGGCAGAATCACCTGTTTTTTTATAAGCgtgttaagaaaattctttggattTTTGCGTCGAATGCAAGTCaaggtatttttcttttaattaatttcccacTAAATCTGTGTGCAAGAATTCTGGGAATTTTGCTAAACAAAGCATCACTCGTGagtatttgtttttcttctgtgCGGAAatctaaaatgaataaattctcaaaactaCAAAAGAATTGCCAAGGGGTGATTAGCATTGAAGTTTTTGTGAAAAACtgtaggttttttttagaactagaaaaagactaaaaattatgaaaattatgcaCATTTTTCTGTGCAAGATGTTTTTTCTGgtattaaccctttcgagtCCGTGATCaagcgagctgattgaactaaaaataaatatgggTTTCTTTAAGCTCAAATAATgcatttttaccaaaaaaaaaccaactaaaaaattttcggtttttcgttCTTCTTGATACTGTGAGTCCTtagggatgtccttttgtggtcataaaataatctgggattgtaaagacatagtcctgtattaatttggagtcaatattcataaaataactatataaaataaaacattttcaaaatcgagcctttgggttagcgtatgacccaatggacctgaCAGGGTTaagttatttgaaaagaattttgaatggtgaaaaaaaaactaaatattaagatttttataataaactGTTTAATACTTTATTTAATATAGTTGTCTTATTTACGTAAGTTGGCctaacttatttatttattattttattttattttataaaattgtgGCATTTAGGTACCCTAGATTACAACTAAATGAACctaataaagattttaagttttattagaTCAATATAGCAGATAAAAAGCTTGAGAGCACACTTTTCGTGcattccagcgacgttttgattatttttttgctgtcTTCTGCAACAATTTTaacgcaaaaaaatattcagcttTCACAATGTTCTTAACTTTAGTTCTGAAAGATTAAGAACAAAGTCAGAAcgtttaacaataaaaattcagttaaaaaaagTTCAGTTAGACTCTTATTGGATTTCTTTTCCAAGcagttaatttttcaaattggaATGTAAAATGAATCCAACAAGAATCAAATaagtgttattttttttggctatGCTGCAGATCTTATCGAATATTTAAAGACCAAAATGAAGAATCATTATCAGctaggtttaaaaaaaatcacaaaaattgatttaaataaattattttataattttgattaaaaaggTAAAGGGTTAGGATTTTATGGggctttttattcaatatcgCCCGCAGTTTTTGTGTGGAGTGAAGTTCTATTGAACTCACTTTGATTTTGTGTGATTGTTTTTTGtgcgattttattttttgtgtgtgtgcactTCTCTGTGCACACATTATTTTGTGCGAAAGAGAGGAATGGGAAGGAAACCGGTATTAGGAAACGCTTGGCCAAGGAAAGGTAGAAAATCTACCCAGCAGGGAATCGAACCCGCTTCGTAGCGATATTGGGTATGATCAAATCGGAGCGTTAACTGATTGACCTACCGCCACCCTTAATTTTGATTAGCAAATCCCaatcaattaaactttttgaaatttttttgattttttaaaaattattttggaaatCGTTCGAAACTTatatcaaaaatgaataaactccttcaattTGCAAAGTTTATGCTATTGACCCCCGGCTGTTTGCCATCAATGCTGATTCACGATGGTTTTGTGATAACTTCAAGATACATTTTCCATTCCACATGTTATCACGAGTGGCTTATTGCTGTGATGACAATAAaatgtgattatttttttatacgaTCCCTCGTGGCTgatgagggtggaaaaatttccaccttatagtataaaattgtatattgCTGACAATCGTCTGCATTGCGTAAATCTTTTATAGAAATTTACTTTTGTATACCTACCCACAAGATAAGACGCAGGATATTGCTTTTGctatttttgtctctttttatggattttaataaaaattcttggctgaaagaatttttatttcctgttgggaaaaaaatcttattttgagGAGCTTTTCTTTAGCTGTTAGCTCATTTATCATTTGGATGCTGTGACAGGgaggagaaaatataaatttttgggcAGCATTATGGATATATTTCTATGTGTAAGTGCAATATGCGGGGAATTGTGTGTGGTATGGGGAGAAATTGTGATTGCGTGTGTTGGTCTCTATAGATAATGATTTATCACTTTCCGTCACATTCTATCGCAAATTGCGATTATTTTTACGATTTGAGAGTGCATCAGTGATTTGTGGGATACCCAGGGGAGAGGATGCGGGAACTTGACCGCGCGCACTCAAGTTATACATTTACAACGAAGAGGAATTAGTATCACACAGTTGGATGTCTTTGGGTCACGGTCAGAGGCACATACGGGGGAGCTAAAAGCAGGGTTGTGTAGCTAAGAGTACGTGGTTGAGTCAATGTGAAGCTATCAGCTGTGGTGTCTGGAT from Lutzomyia longipalpis isolate SR_M1_2022 chromosome 1, ASM2433408v1 encodes:
- the LOC129787500 gene encoding DNA polymerase zeta catalytic subunit yields the protein MPETTEAVTSVRIVSVDHYLAPPNPKFDVAYSEFRGAAVKRVPVIRVFGSTANGDKVCAHVHGVFPYLYVPVESGESDAALGQFAYQITHALDRALSVSQGRLTSTTQHIFKAVPVRGRPFYGYHARDHLFLKVYFYNPAMTKRAANLLQNGAICGRVFQAHESHVPYILQFFIDYNLYGMSFLHASTKSVRFRSEDEEDLPRMATTRVEMDILASEILNRTNIPGCVSEHQNPGIAAIWDDELRRRRAMNVADLPPIEVPESQERINVHPTDTDRSFREILMRKFMSKSMEMSSEESPGAVQSGRKFNLSALLSNSVYPASCPKELRLPEASMVPDHIFGKESTFKCSEDDEKSFLDASFVDENIILSLEGRSQSQNVTLDEDDMKLLEIMQQLEENDGRAIDLDSTLAPLSQKSFSSQMKKLTPSQENKVDCDGNDEDLIEDEDLINEFNETMEFVERGAVDGIPQLDGEHEVQKQSPTRLLKKGDNFSKESPKRTSKSPKKNHYAPLDLILTSPSGTSKRKRSAESVSPIKFKSILKTPSSATPNGHAGSEPAKKKLKFNNVVIVNGCFTQALDFTPKRQHKDLEVSKSFKTKLETSPINSMNFANLKEKFGITECKVLLKRIDVSAYIDNEKITPKKKDSPKVEMKRIRRRSVTNDEYKFIIINSPNVHVQRLEQEDLDRALGSVQEKEMAEKEDKARPPNDNAHKYDMEHNFFPIAGPSNVNYYDATDIPTHYYGAKEGEDGEYGMDDGMNSFYDMTVCLDNTDDELSAFAREQEAILTDVMGSDGGTEEPDRDIKIYPLSSPPNPHHVRETMHEYGIEEHTYPQPFFSDPIDVAQSSRKEVGQSVLQVKGNNALSICEEFISCLEDLQGLSKWRQKKFQSEMGDFVEASDKVNIRECMATEKAAIIEPQTSPPSIAEARTWLKVREKVSSAKITMESVEVDSPVKVKREKQKMNVENSQQDIEECSSSKARCSLTFKSDPFGDDSQIVEASPSSLDASKDEKSSLKKRLSYATRRLTRKTTHEKVRNGHGSLEELSATTSMENKLISELMERKSYLKTLNLSSSDDAHDVSSLDGTFGFKEDLANMRNAKACVEYNFLTIFSMECHILTRGDLCPNPDVDGIVAIFYAVQNNVPEDDKVPTHVSGVIIDDMFSNDAGLRHSGLEINAIHAKCEKELLEKLVDLIKYWDPDILLGYEIEMHSWGYIIERGYVLGVNLPNALSRLRVANEETKRSDDEKDDGVEYESELKISGRIVLDVWRLMREEIALTSYTFESVAYHILHRRYPKRSYRELTKLWNSPKSRWIVLEYFLLRARGTLEILDQLDLIGRTSELAKLFGIQFFEVLSRGSQFRVESMMLRMAKPRNFVSVSPSVQQRAHMRAPEYLPLILEPESRFYVDPVIVLDFQSLYPSMMIGYNYCFSTCLGRVEHLGESSDLFEFGASQLRITPDQVKKFLERDLITVSPCGVVFVKPQVREGVLPRMLREILDTRFMVKKAMKIHSAASLQRILHSRQLGLKLMANVTYGYTAANFSGRMPCVEVGDSVVSKGRETLQRAIALVEADQKWRVRVVYGDTDSMFVLVPGRSREEAFRIGAEIAEAVTKDNPKPVKLKLEKVYQPCILQTKKRYVGYMYESPDQKEPVYEAKGIETVRRDGCPIVGKCLEKCLKILFETKDVSIVKRYICRQFTKILSGKANVQDLIFAKEFRGVDGYKPGACVPALELTRKWKQNDPRMEPRKGERVPYVIVNGPPGLPLIKLVRSPRDLLADEGLKINAFYYIQKAIIPPLNRCFLLIGVDVNDWFANLPRAATFVPALAVESSTRLLNGKGEQKKSTISQYFAKTSCAAGCGNQTSNGICEDCARNHPQKTLLTIYNRISTLERKYGGVMKICQMCCRDDRETNCCSLDCPVLFIRTQAWRERRHVDFAMNALENRM